Below is a genomic region from Erigeron canadensis isolate Cc75 chromosome 7, C_canadensis_v1, whole genome shotgun sequence.
GGTAAACTTGATCAGCTTATTCAACTGGGGTTGCATTGTTCTTGTCACACTCCGATTTGAGTAAATACATAATGCCTATACATATACTCGATTTGAGTAACACCTTATAAGCCCATCTCAACTTAGGTGACATTCTTATAAATTCTTAGGCATGGCAAATTGGGTGGGTCAGGTGGgtttgggtaacaggtcaaaatgggtcatTTTACGAAAGCAGGTCAAACGAGTACAGGTCAAAGCTGGTCGAGGGTTGACTTGCtaactttaaaaacaaaaatttgccTGCAAAACAAGTGCAACTGTTGTCCCATTTCTTGTATTCATAATTCGATATCGAgaagtaataataattaatatctAGCCAAGTAACAGTAACTTATGTATTTTGGCAATTACAAAATGTCAATGTGCTCTCACTGCAAACATCAAAAGCACCACACAAAGCACAAATTCCACTAATTACTTACAAGCaaatatttctaattttttaggtTGATTCCAAATCAAGTTCTAGAGTTATAACTGTTGTAGTAAATATTTCTCCATTCTAGAGTTATAAGTGTAGATATTATCTCTCTTTCCCCATACCCAGTATTTAATGAGATTGGGCATTCTTGTTATATTCTCACATATTTGTTTGTAACAAGATTGTAAAGATATCTAAAATGTTGTTAGCCCAAGACTTTTAGCTTTGCTTGTCAAATATAAACTAGTAGAAGATTTTAAGGTAGTATAGTATCCTAGTTGCGGAAATAAAAGAAATTGCTATTAATCCATGTATATTATTCCACAACTGAATATTTccgaaaaaaaatatacaactaGGAGTTTATACTAACCGATGTTTCAGTGAAACACTAAAAGCGTCTTTAAATTCTATTTTTGGTGACACTTTTCAAAAATTGTAGATAAATCaaatagaattttttaaaaaaatcttttagtGGTACATTTTGCTTAAACATAATATGAGTGTCAAACTGTCaatgatattttttaaagaGTGcaagtaaaacttatttttcgGCTGCTACACTTGCAAAATTGCAGTAAGAGTGGACTAGGTAAAAGTCTTTACCCATACTATACCCATATTTTCAATGTATAGGTGTTTGAGTATTAATGACACGTTTAATTACTTCTAATGACACTTTTTTGACACATAGAGACACTTTTCACTAATGTCACATATTTTGTAGTGGTTATGTACTGATGTTTAAAATGAATGGAAACTAAAATCTTATGTGTTATATATGATGGagttgtatatgtatatgatagCTTATTGTTAGATACATAGAGGGGGCTTCATATCTATAATGATCTTTAAGTACAGTCCACAGTAGTTTGTCATACACATATGAATTATTATGCATATGTTCTAATGCGTtcctatttttcttttgtttgaacAGGTAGCGATCGCGATCATAAACCTTTGAATGTAGGATCTACTAAACCTATCTTATACAAAATGCCCTATATCATAAAAATCCGTAGAGACTGTAAGTGTAAGGGCTGTTTTCTACTCGTATAAACGTTATAGTGATTTAAGCAAAATATCCAAGAGCTTGGCAGCTTGCTTTATTCTTGCTATATGCAACAAGTCGACAATGGATGCAAATGTTAAAAAGCAGTGCTTTTGTATGAGTATGACAGACCTTCCTAATGAAGCTTTGTATTTGATCTTTGAAAGATTAAGCTCAAAACGTGACCAGGAATCTTTTGGACTAGCCTGTCACTATTTTCTTGATATTCAAAGTTCAAGCCGTAAACACTTGGAACTTAATTTCTATCCGTGGTCAAGAATTTCCTCTCATCCTGTCTTTGGCATTGATTTTGTTGCCCTTGACAAGATGTTTAATCGTTTTACGAAATTAGAGTCGTTGTGCTTGAAAAGTTGCTATGATATCTCAGATTCTGGTTTATATCAATTGCAAAAAAATGGGTCTAAATTGCAGTGTCTTTATCTTGATTTTTGTAGCGACGCCACTGACATAGGACTCGTTTCTGTTGCTTCTACCTGTCCATTTTTGTCCGCAATCAGTTTATGGAGTTGTTCTTCTGTTAGTGATCATGGATTGGAAATCTTAACAAAGTCATGTAAATCTTTAAAAGAAGTGCATCTTGGATGGTGCGATAACATAACCGACATCGGGATTTTATCTCTCAACCAAAATTGTCGTCAACTTAGAACACTCGAAATATCTTGGTGTGTCAACATTATTGGTATAGGCTTCCAAGGGATGTCTCCTACCTTAAATTGCCTAGAAGTCAATAGTTGTGCGTTCGATCCTAAAGCTCTTACTAAATATGTAGGTGGAGGGTGTCTCGAGTATTTACGCATTTCTTTTCCTTATAAGTTAGGACCGGCTAGAGTTGGTTTAGGATTTGCTTTAAATCTTAAAATCCTCGACTTTAGAGACTGCAAGCTCGTCAAGGATGATTTGATTATGAAAATTTCAATGGGGTGTCCAATGCTGAAAGAGTGGAACTTATCATTTTGTGACAATATTGGGTTACCTGGTTGGGAGTGGATTGGTTTGTACTGTCAAAACTTGGAGAAACTTCATGTGCACAACTGTGGAAACCTCTGTGATCAAGGATTACTTGCTGTGGGTAATGGTTGCCGACTCCTATCCGTCATATACATAAGTGAATGCTGCCAAATTACTCAATCTGGGATTGAATCTTTTAAGATGCAGAGAGAGGATGTGGACATCAACGAGAAACGACTCTCATCAATTGCACCCAGTTGGGCATTTACGTTTAAGGTGTaggaaaaatatattgaaaCGGGTAGAAAAAAATGTATCATTGTTATTCTGACTTGTGTATTATGATAAATAATATGTATGTCTAAGAATTTGAACTTGAGAACTTCAATTGTTATCTTCTTCTACCATCTCTATAAAGTTAGGGTGTGTTACTGTGTTTAGTAGCGGGAATTAGAGAAATTATAATTGTCATATTTATTGTTTGGTAGGGAGGAATCAAATTGCGCGGAGAAATgatcattttttaataaatggtttGGTTTATCTTGAGTTCCatttaaaatgagaaaaattgtCCTTTCTCCAATAAACGAGCGAGACGAAGGCACTGTCAGAGTTATTACTAGCATATTTATTTAGGGGTGCTTAGACTCCTTAAATTAGGGACCATTAAcgacatgtaacttacacatgtgtaacttttacacatgtgtaacctttacacatgtgtaagctataacttacacatgcttacacatatgtaagtcgtggtcgtggtcgccgtcgccggaggatcatggtggtggtcggagatgatggtggttgtaTAGCTTACACACGTGTAAGtcatggtggcggtggtcgccgtcaccggaggatcatgatggtggtcggagatagtaaaaaatgaatgattgataagTGTCCTTAATGGTCTCTAAAGTAAGGAGCTTCCAAtttaacttttccctatatatttaaaaatatatataaaaataataattttaagcCCCCGTTATTTGGAAatagttaagaaaaaaaaaaagacatacaAGATGGACCTTTTTGTAGATATTGGTATGAGAACTTATCTGACTGTAAACCTTTATCTTAAAAGATATCTTCACTATtaccttttatatcaattacatttaca
It encodes:
- the LOC122608362 gene encoding F-box/LRR-repeat protein 12-like, which gives rise to MDANVKKQCFCMSMTDLPNEALYLIFERLSSKRDQESFGLACHYFLDIQSSSRKHLELNFYPWSRISSHPVFGIDFVALDKMFNRFTKLESLCLKSCYDISDSGLYQLQKNGSKLQCLYLDFCSDATDIGLVSVASTCPFLSAISLWSCSSVSDHGLEILTKSCKSLKEVHLGWCDNITDIGILSLNQNCRQLRTLEISWCVNIIGIGFQGMSPTLNCLEVNSCAFDPKALTKYVGGGCLEYLRISFPYKLGPARVGLGFALNLKILDFRDCKLVKDDLIMKISMGCPMLKEWNLSFCDNIGLPGWEWIGLYCQNLEKLHVHNCGNLCDQGLLAVGNGCRLLSVIYISECCQITQSGIESFKMQREDVDINEKRLSSIAPSWAFTFKV